A genome region from Maylandia zebra isolate NMK-2024a linkage group LG6, Mzebra_GT3a, whole genome shotgun sequence includes the following:
- the pou4f2 gene encoding POU domain, class 4, transcription factor 2 yields the protein MMMMSLNSKQPFAMAHASLPEPKYSLHSSSSSTLTSNAPSSSCSSSRHSSTIISSSGSSSSSSEAMRRACLPTPPSNIFGGLDESLLARAEALAAVDIVSQTKSHHHPPHHSPFKPDATYHTMNTLPCTSSSSSSSSVPISHPSALAGHHHHHHHHHHQPHQALEGDLLDHITPGLALGAMAGPDGSVVSTPAHPAHMAGMNHMHQAAINMAHAHGLPPHMGMNDVDADPRDLEAFAERFKQRRIKLGVTQADVGAALASLKIPGVGSLSQSTICRFESLTLSHNNMIALKPILQAWLEEAEKSHREKLNKPELFNGAEKKRKRTSIAAPEKRSLEAYFAIQPRPSSEKIAAIAEKLDLKKNVVRVWFCNQRQKQKRMKYSACV from the exons atgatgatgatgtctCTGAACAGCAAGCAGCCTTTTGCCATGGCCCACGCCAGCTTGCCCGAACCCAAGTACTCGTTGCATTCCTCCTCGTCCTCCACTCTGACTTCCAATGCACCTTCGTCCTCCTGCTCATCCTCCCGACACAGCAGCACCATCAtcagcagcagcggcagcagcagcagcagctcggaGGCGATGCGCAGAGCCTGTCTCCCAACCCCACCG AGCAATATATTCGGAGGCTTGGATGAGAGTTTATTGGCCCGGGCTGAAGCTCTAGCGGCGGTGGATATAGTCTCGCAGACCAAGAGCCACCACCACCCACCACATCACAGTCCCTTCAAGCCGGACGCAACCTACCACACCATGAACACGCTCCCCTGCACGtcgtcttcctcctcttcctcctcggtGCCTATCTCTCATCCATCCGCCCTGGCTggccaccatcaccaccaccaccaccatcaccaccagcCTCACCAGGCACTGGAGGGGGACCTGCTGGATCACATCACCCCTGGACTGGCACTAGGAGCCATGGCAGGACCCGATGGCTCGGTGGTTTCCACGCCTGCGCACCCTGCCCACATGGCGGGCATGAACCACATGCACCAGGCAGCTATCAACATGGCTCATGCCCACGGGCTACCGCCGCACATGGGCATGAACGACGTGGACGCCGATCCAAGGGACTTGGAAGCCTTCGCGGAGAGGTTTAAGCAGAGACGGATCAAACTCGGGGTTACCCAGGCGGATGTAGGGGCAGCTTTAGCCAGTCTGAAGATTCCTGGGGTGGGCTCCCTCAGCCAAAGCACCATCTGCCGATTCGAGTCCCTCACGCTCTCACATAACAACATGATCGCTTTGAAGCCCATCCTGCAAGCGTGGCTAGAAGAAGCCGAGAAATCACACAGGGAGAAACTTAATAAACCCGAGTTGTTCAACGGCGcggagaaaaagaggaagcgCACGTCAATAGCCGCACCGGAGAAGAGATCGCTGGAGGCCTATTTTGCCATTCAGCCGCGTCCCTCCTCGGAGAAAATCGCAGCAATCGCAGAAAAGCTGGACCTGAAAAAGAACGTGGTGCGGGTCTGGTTTTGCAACCAGCGACAGAAACAGAAACGAATGAAATACTCTGCATgcgtctga